A genome region from Triticum aestivum cultivar Chinese Spring chromosome 2B, IWGSC CS RefSeq v2.1, whole genome shotgun sequence includes the following:
- the LOC123040324 gene encoding uncharacterized protein has product MEFYSVYDVPIDQLLGVPADESDLHKCWEDFGANGGQLAAPHCPCTHDETPDATPSETERAAHTVHVPESGWRRKRGPRKRRVPLCTDQSWHLGNHFGETSHRTNNSHWTPEEVATLVDRVQDCGVARWSAMKKKWFPTSVRTAGNLKVKWCGHW; this is encoded by the exons ATGGAATTCTATTCAGTGTATGACGTGCCGATCGACCAGCTGCTCGGAGTACCAGCGGATGAGAGTGACCTCCACAAATGCTGGGAAG ACTTTGGAGCCAATGGAGGCCAACTTGCAGCTCCCCACTGTCCTTGTACCCACGACGAGACGCCAGACGCCACGCCGTCGGAGACGGAGCGCGCCGCTCATACAGTGCATGTGCCCGAGAGCGGCTGGAGGCGCAAGAGAGGCCCTCGCAAGAGAAGGGTGCCGTTGTGCACAGACCAATCTTGGCATCTGGGTAACCATTTTGGG GAAACGTCACATAGAACCAACAATAGCCACTGGACACCTGAAGAGGTAGCTACGCTGGTGGATCGCGTCCAAGATTGCGGGGTTGCACGGTGGTCTGCGATGAAGAAGAAATGGTTTCCAACGTCGGTCCGAACTGCGGGCAATCTCAAGGTGAAGTGGTGTGGTCACTGGTGA
- the LOC123038915 gene encoding uncharacterized protein — protein sequence MTFHTYREALDPIKNDISRLKKHWTPLKMIFHTYKAWVKASHVDHCTPPKMTFHTYQETLDPTEYDISQLEAWAKGIPCEALNTVAISFKSLGRLPGSSDPQPPRLLSLLSSRLNSTNSSAAGWRILDTNQQPMGTEFYETMLIIKGARAETEDDLSQLFEDFGINGSQLAASFGPPTFVMDSNLTSDAAPVPSPLRVGPSAALTVDLIVPTLELVDEAVLAAPLSPSAYMIEKNLTHDEDPAATLPESVRRCKRGPRKRRIPLCTDQGWFLGDHFGGTSCLRDAPSSSEGRNRGLRTNGPHWTTEEVTALVDGLEEFGGRRWSAIKKKYFPKPDRTDQTDRTTENLKDKWRNLRKSYTGSAERRYYLVLPDHLIQRLKRLAATGN from the exons ATGACATTTCACACCTATAGAGAAGCATTGGACCCCATCAAAAATGACATTTCACGCCTCAAGAAGCATTGGACCCCACTGAAAATGATATTCCACACTTACAAAGCATGGGTCAAGGCATCCCATGTGGACCATTGTACCCCACCGAAAATGACATTTCACACCTATCAAGAAACATTGGACCCCACTGAATATGACATTTCACAGCTAGAGGCATGGGCCAAAGGCATCCCATGTGAAGCACTCAACACGGTTGCAATTTCTTTCAAGTCTCTGGGAAGACTCCCGGGCTCTAGCGACCCTCAGCCTCCTCGGCTCCTCTCTTTGCTCAGTTCCAGgttgaactcgacgaactcatcaGCAGCCGGCTGGCGGATCCTCGACACAAATCAGCAGCCG ATGGGCACAGAATTTTATGAGACCATGCTCATCATCAAAGGAGCCCGAGCTGAGACTGAGGATGATCTGAGCCAGTTGTTTGAAG ACTTTGGAATCAATGGAAGCCAACTTGCAGCTTCATTCGGTCCTCCTACTTTTGTGATGGACTCCAACTTGACTAGCGACGCGGCGCCAGTCCCATCGCCGTTGAGGGTGGGGCCCTCCGCCGCCTTGACGGTAGACTTGATAG TTCCGACTTTGGAACTGGTGGATGAAGCTGTTCTTGCAGCTCCACTCAGTCCTTCTGCTTATATGATCGAGAAAAACTTGACTCACGACGAGGATCCAGCTGCCACGCTGCCGGAGAGCGTCCGGAGGTGCAAGAGAGGCCCCCGCAAGCGAAGAATACCATTATGCACAGACCAGGGCTGGTTTTTGGGTGACCACTTTGGG GGCACATCCTGCCTCCGGGATGCACCTTCTTCAAGTGAAGGCCGAAACCGTGGACTCAGAACAAACGGGCCCCATTGGACAACGGAAGAGGTGACTGCACTAGTTGATGGTCTTGAAGAATTTGGTGGTCGACGATGGTCTGCGATAAAGAAGAAATATTTTCCAAAGCCAGATCGAACAGATCAGACAGATCGAACTACGGAGAATCTTAAG gatAAGTGGAGAAATCTGCGGAAATCATACACG GGAAGTGCAGAAAGAAGATACTATCTAGTTCTTCCTGATCATTTGATCCAACGACTCAAGAGGCTAGCAGCGACTGGTAACTGA